One genomic region from SAR92 clade bacterium H455 encodes:
- a CDS encoding NAD-glutamate dehydrogenase has product MDAKTNNQRGVLIASLSKIAARQLTQSQAQQFDGFIANAMHFYPDADYLARPIQDIFWNLWGLCQFSAEQIDVASTENRARVRVFNPDPELDGWLSGHTTIYINQRDMPFLVDSLRNVLNRRGLNIFTLQSNPVWVVRNAQGAVERTCADFAENAEREALITIEVDLHSESELSDLRRELLDVLDDVEVVVSDFDPMRQRVETLIEELQSNAPEVEQLKESLEFLRWIQNGYFTFTGCVEFDLKIDGDNLYLSEAADSRCGLLRKYSGDRREGWVEELSPGVRALYKSDELLTITKSSQRSRVHRDVYSDYVVVKRFDTDGQPCGEVRFMGLYTSQFYSYSPRRIPILRNKVNWVMENSGFKATSHDGKALMAILDFHPRDELFFLSRESLAETAIGIWQIYERRVIKAFVHPDPFDKFVSCIVYLPRESFSTQARMKIQHSIGDRLDAVESEFTTQFLPESVLVRIYLVYQVRNKQYLNVASSDLEDIVRQVTRDWCDEFAAIAIEQGAENRSTETQSATLARRFQRAFPGAYRELYSPLQALAHIELFDILEGTGDIAIQLQHQQAVENNHLQLKLFHRQTPLELSDMIPMLENLGFRVVMEHPFLIRPEGDGDVWMQEFQLSFSLDVNVDVEAVQGSFKEALSTVWKGDAENDSFNRLVIGARLDWRAVAMLRLYARYLKQLGISYSQEFIADTLCRYLDITRNLVALFKSYFDPRYAGETRSERVQGLVVKILAALDDVDNISEDNVIRSYLEVIQATLRTNFFQTIEDGSSKSYISVKLESGKISLAPKPRPEFEIFVYSPRVEGVHLRGGKVARGGLRWSDRLEDYRTEVLGLVKAQQVKNAVIVPTGAKGGFVAKQASMAAGRDAWLQEGIASYMLYIQALLDITDNIIEGKIVPPVDVVRRDSDDPYLVVAADKGTATFSDIANEISHANNFWLGDAFASGGGNGYDHKAMGITARGAWVAVQRHFREIGIDIQQQDFTVVGVGDMGGDVFGNGMLLSEHIQLVSAFNHLHIFVDPNPDAASTFVERQRLFDTPRSTWDDFDRGLMSEGSAIYSRDSKSLTITPQIKQRFAIEQDEMTPTELINAILKSPVDLIWNGGIGTYVKASSENNAEVGDRANDALRVDGRDLRCKVFGEGGNLGMTQRGRIEFCLKGGLCNTDFIDNAAGVDCSDHEVNIKILLNQLVLNGHLGVDERNQFLESMTDSVAELVLHNNYRQTQAISLAQHRSDLQHAEYQRFMAWLESSGKLDRELEFLPTDDQLSERINRHKPSWTRPELAVLVCYSKVMLKEALVAADLLSEPFLAASVERAFPPALVARYPDEVANHQLRQEIVATQLANDMVDRVGFSFFFRQMESTGASAGDVIRAYSIAMNILGLHKLWDNIENSDLPATVQLDLLHILIRLTRRTTRWLLRNRRHNLNCSQIVGQFTAPMDLLLQQLPELHEVEWIKLWSAEKANITGLGVDDLLASRLAASDSMFISLGVVDTALHLGKPVQQVAKLYFKLGELLSLDWFMAQIVALNPENRWQDLARESYVDDLEGQRRRLTANLMSDLVGDDLELLVEGWQQQQAPLIERWKFMIKDLRHGPTPDFAMISVALRELLDLVQASIDGRG; this is encoded by the coding sequence ATGGATGCCAAAACAAATAATCAGCGCGGCGTACTTATTGCCTCTCTGAGTAAGATAGCCGCTCGTCAGCTAACTCAATCTCAGGCTCAGCAGTTTGATGGTTTTATTGCGAATGCCATGCACTTCTATCCAGATGCAGATTATCTCGCGCGGCCGATTCAAGATATTTTTTGGAACCTCTGGGGGCTCTGTCAGTTCAGTGCCGAGCAGATCGATGTGGCCAGTACAGAGAATCGCGCTCGAGTGCGGGTGTTTAACCCGGATCCAGAGTTGGATGGCTGGCTCAGTGGGCATACCACGATCTATATTAATCAGCGTGATATGCCATTTTTGGTTGATTCTCTGCGCAATGTGCTGAATCGCCGTGGTTTAAATATTTTTACCTTGCAGAGCAATCCGGTCTGGGTTGTGCGCAATGCTCAGGGTGCGGTTGAGCGGACTTGCGCGGATTTTGCCGAGAATGCCGAGCGGGAGGCTTTAATCACTATTGAAGTGGACCTTCATAGTGAGTCTGAACTCAGCGACCTGCGCCGCGAATTGCTCGATGTGCTAGATGACGTTGAAGTGGTGGTTTCTGATTTTGACCCCATGCGTCAGCGCGTCGAAACGCTTATTGAAGAGCTACAAAGCAATGCCCCAGAGGTTGAGCAGCTCAAGGAGTCTTTGGAGTTTTTGCGCTGGATTCAAAACGGCTACTTTACCTTTACTGGCTGTGTCGAGTTCGACTTAAAAATCGATGGCGACAACCTCTATCTCAGTGAAGCGGCAGATAGCCGCTGTGGTCTTCTGAGAAAATACAGCGGTGATCGCCGTGAGGGCTGGGTCGAAGAGCTTAGTCCTGGTGTTCGCGCGCTCTATAAAAGCGATGAGCTGCTGACTATTACTAAATCCTCTCAGCGCTCTCGGGTTCACCGGGATGTCTACTCCGATTATGTAGTGGTCAAGCGCTTTGATACAGATGGCCAGCCCTGCGGTGAAGTGCGCTTTATGGGTCTCTATACTTCGCAATTCTATTCTTACAGTCCGCGGCGCATTCCAATTCTGCGCAATAAGGTTAATTGGGTGATGGAGAACTCTGGCTTTAAAGCCACGAGTCACGACGGTAAAGCGTTGATGGCGATTCTCGATTTTCATCCTCGAGATGAGCTGTTTTTTCTTAGCCGCGAAAGTCTGGCTGAGACGGCTATTGGGATATGGCAGATCTATGAGCGTCGGGTGATCAAAGCCTTTGTGCATCCAGACCCTTTTGATAAGTTTGTCAGCTGCATTGTCTACTTGCCTCGGGAGTCCTTCAGCACTCAGGCGCGAATGAAAATTCAACATAGTATTGGCGATCGCCTGGATGCTGTAGAGAGTGAATTTACCACGCAGTTTTTGCCAGAATCAGTATTGGTGCGAATCTATCTAGTCTATCAGGTGCGCAATAAGCAGTATTTGAATGTGGCCAGTTCAGATCTGGAAGATATTGTTCGTCAGGTGACCCGCGACTGGTGCGATGAATTTGCGGCCATAGCCATTGAGCAGGGCGCTGAGAACCGGAGTACAGAGACCCAAAGTGCTACCTTGGCGCGGCGCTTTCAGCGGGCTTTCCCCGGAGCTTATCGAGAACTCTATTCGCCGCTCCAGGCTTTGGCCCATATTGAGCTCTTCGATATCCTCGAGGGCACTGGTGATATTGCTATTCAACTGCAGCATCAGCAGGCCGTAGAGAATAATCATCTGCAGCTAAAGCTGTTTCATCGCCAGACGCCTTTGGAGCTGTCGGATATGATTCCGATGTTGGAAAACCTCGGCTTCCGCGTGGTAATGGAGCACCCTTTTCTGATTCGCCCGGAGGGGGATGGCGATGTCTGGATGCAAGAATTCCAGCTATCCTTTTCCCTTGATGTGAATGTTGATGTGGAAGCGGTGCAGGGTAGTTTTAAAGAGGCCCTGAGCACAGTCTGGAAGGGCGATGCTGAGAACGATAGTTTTAACCGCCTGGTGATTGGCGCGCGACTGGATTGGCGTGCAGTGGCCATGTTGCGGCTCTATGCCCGCTATCTAAAGCAGCTTGGCATTAGTTACAGTCAGGAGTTTATTGCCGACACTCTGTGCCGCTATTTAGATATTACACGCAATCTTGTGGCGCTCTTTAAGAGCTATTTCGATCCCCGTTACGCTGGGGAAACTCGCAGTGAGCGAGTTCAGGGGTTGGTTGTCAAGATCCTCGCGGCACTGGACGACGTCGACAATATTAGCGAAGACAATGTTATTCGCAGTTACCTAGAAGTGATTCAGGCCACTCTGCGCACCAACTTCTTCCAAACCATCGAAGACGGCAGTTCTAAATCCTATATTTCGGTGAAGTTAGAGTCTGGGAAAATATCCTTGGCACCTAAGCCGCGTCCCGAGTTCGAGATCTTTGTCTACTCTCCGCGAGTGGAAGGTGTGCATCTGCGCGGCGGTAAAGTCGCCCGAGGCGGTCTGCGCTGGTCTGATAGACTGGAAGATTATCGCACTGAGGTGTTGGGCTTAGTAAAAGCCCAGCAGGTTAAAAATGCGGTGATTGTACCCACAGGTGCCAAGGGCGGATTTGTCGCCAAACAGGCCTCAATGGCCGCTGGGCGAGATGCCTGGCTGCAGGAGGGTATTGCCAGTTATATGCTCTATATACAGGCGCTGCTGGATATCACCGATAATATTATCGAGGGGAAAATTGTTCCACCGGTGGATGTGGTGCGCCGAGATAGTGACGATCCCTATCTGGTCGTCGCCGCCGATAAGGGTACTGCGACATTCTCCGACATAGCCAACGAAATTTCCCATGCCAACAACTTCTGGCTCGGTGATGCCTTTGCCTCCGGTGGCGGCAATGGTTATGACCACAAAGCCATGGGCATTACGGCCCGTGGTGCCTGGGTGGCGGTGCAGCGACACTTCCGCGAGATCGGCATAGATATTCAGCAGCAGGACTTTACGGTGGTCGGCGTCGGCGATATGGGCGGCGATGTATTTGGCAATGGTATGCTGTTATCTGAGCATATTCAGCTGGTATCGGCATTTAACCATCTGCATATTTTTGTCGATCCCAATCCTGATGCGGCGAGCACCTTTGTCGAGCGTCAGCGCCTGTTTGATACGCCGCGGAGTACCTGGGATGATTTTGATCGCGGGCTGATGTCCGAGGGCAGCGCGATCTATTCTCGCGACTCGAAATCATTGACCATCACGCCGCAGATCAAACAGCGCTTTGCCATTGAACAGGATGAAATGACGCCGACGGAATTGATCAATGCGATCCTAAAGTCGCCGGTGGATCTGATCTGGAATGGGGGTATTGGCACCTATGTGAAAGCCTCTTCTGAGAACAATGCTGAGGTGGGCGACAGAGCCAATGATGCACTGAGGGTAGATGGTCGTGATCTGCGCTGTAAGGTCTTTGGTGAGGGTGGCAATCTGGGTATGACCCAGCGCGGTCGTATTGAGTTCTGTCTAAAGGGCGGGCTTTGTAATACGGACTTTATAGATAATGCCGCTGGCGTTGATTGCTCAGATCATGAGGTCAATATTAAAATTTTGCTCAATCAGTTAGTGCTGAATGGGCACTTGGGTGTCGATGAGCGCAATCAATTTCTTGAGTCCATGACCGACAGTGTTGCTGAATTAGTGCTGCACAACAATTATCGTCAGACCCAGGCAATTAGTTTGGCTCAGCATCGCAGTGATCTGCAGCACGCAGAGTATCAGCGGTTTATGGCTTGGCTTGAGAGCAGTGGCAAGCTGGATCGAGAGTTGGAGTTTTTGCCGACGGACGACCAGCTCAGCGAGCGGATTAATCGCCACAAGCCGAGTTGGACTCGACCGGAACTGGCAGTTTTGGTGTGCTACTCCAAGGTGATGCTTAAAGAAGCGCTGGTCGCAGCAGATTTATTATCTGAACCTTTTTTGGCTGCGTCGGTTGAACGAGCTTTCCCGCCAGCGTTGGTTGCGCGCTATCCAGATGAGGTGGCCAACCACCAGCTGCGCCAGGAGATTGTCGCTACCCAGCTGGCCAATGATATGGTCGATCGGGTTGGCTTTAGTTTCTTTTTTCGCCAGATGGAATCCACCGGTGCTTCGGCAGGGGATGTGATTCGTGCTTATAGCATTGCGATGAATATTCTCGGCCTGCATAAGCTCTGGGACAATATAGAAAACAGTGACTTGCCAGCCACGGTGCAGTTGGATCTGTTACATATTTTAATTCGCCTGACCCGGCGCACTACTCGTTGGTTACTGCGCAATCGCCGTCATAATCTAAACTGTTCGCAGATTGTTGGTCAATTTACTGCGCCTATGGATTTGCTCTTGCAGCAGTTGCCGGAACTTCATGAAGTTGAGTGGATAAAGCTATGGAGTGCTGAAAAAGCCAATATCACTGGGCTGGGTGTCGATGACCTGCTTGCCTCGCGGCTTGCGGCATCGGACAGTATGTTTATCAGTTTGGGTGTGGTGGATACAGCGCTGCATTTAGGTAAGCCGGTGCAGCAGGTTGCTAAACTCTACTTTAAGCTAGGTGAGCTTCTCTCTCTGGACTGGTTTATGGCCCAGATTGTTGCACTGAATCCGGAGAATCGCTGGCAGGATTTGGCACGTGAATCCTATGTTGATGATCTCGAAGGTCAGCGTCGTAGGCTGACGGCGAATCTGATGAGTGATCTGGTGGGGGATGATCTCGAGTTGTTGGTTGAGGGGTGGCAGCAACAGCAAGCCCCCTTGATAGAACGCTGGAAGTTTATGATCAAAGATTTGCGTCATGGGCCGACACCGGATTTTGCAATGATTTCTGTGGCACTTCGTGAGTTGCTGGATTTGGTGCAGGCGTCGATTGATGGTCGAGGATAG
- a CDS encoding TauD/TfdA family dioxygenase, with protein sequence MLNPNFAEEFAPLAGRLEPRWWTGTPAISPDLFVIDGNEFRVDGQPLIASPELAERMQSTFDRVGLVHVINSGLDDLQAMRLVATQVLKNERKYEGGANPRKIIEKNVYEVGAPLAASLHYHHEMAYIGSSTKMVSFMAHKMPKVGGATFVSDNCQATDALMATAFGQKLKTLGLCYHRDLTDRDAFEGRLDIGVYNHWQQSMLTDDQDEAIAEARRRGLEAEWGPDRKLMTRYYISAFEYFPHLDRNLLYSSLADDDAWFDSWPLVQHLPPEERPLKLTFGDGSEMSPEEKQLFLDVYDDYGIPINWQVGDIALICNYRFAHGRPAVHLEEGEQRELGVLIGESFDRVQTLEGKW encoded by the coding sequence ATGTTGAACCCGAACTTTGCCGAAGAATTTGCACCGCTAGCAGGGCGTCTTGAGCCCAGATGGTGGACTGGTACACCAGCAATTTCTCCAGACCTTTTTGTTATTGACGGCAATGAGTTTCGCGTTGATGGTCAGCCTTTGATTGCTAGCCCCGAGTTGGCCGAGCGCATGCAAAGCACCTTCGACAGGGTTGGTTTGGTCCATGTTATCAATAGTGGTTTAGACGACTTGCAGGCTATGCGTCTGGTTGCCACTCAGGTGCTCAAAAATGAGCGCAAATACGAGGGTGGTGCCAACCCGCGGAAGATTATTGAAAAGAATGTCTATGAAGTGGGTGCGCCATTAGCCGCATCACTGCACTACCATCACGAAATGGCTTACATCGGTTCTAGCACCAAAATGGTCAGTTTTATGGCCCACAAGATGCCTAAGGTTGGCGGTGCTACGTTTGTCTCTGACAACTGCCAGGCGACTGATGCATTGATGGCTACAGCCTTTGGTCAGAAGCTTAAAACCTTAGGTCTTTGCTACCATCGCGATCTTACCGATCGTGATGCCTTTGAGGGCCGCCTCGATATAGGTGTCTATAACCATTGGCAGCAGTCGATGCTGACTGACGATCAAGATGAAGCAATTGCCGAAGCGCGCCGCCGAGGCCTTGAGGCCGAGTGGGGACCTGATCGTAAATTGATGACTCGCTACTACATCTCAGCGTTTGAGTATTTTCCACACCTTGACCGCAACCTCTTGTATAGCAGCTTGGCTGACGATGACGCCTGGTTTGATAGCTGGCCTCTGGTGCAGCACTTGCCGCCAGAAGAGCGCCCGCTAAAACTCACTTTTGGTGATGGCAGCGAGATGTCACCTGAAGAAAAGCAGCTGTTCCTCGATGTTTATGATGACTATGGCATCCCGATTAATTGGCAAGTGGGTGATATTGCCCTGATCTGTAACTATCGCTTTGCCCATGGCCGCCCTGCGGTGCATCTTGAAGAGGGTGAGCAGCGTGAATTGGGTGTCTTGATCGGTGAGTCCTTTGATCGTGTTCAGACTCTTGAGGGTAAATGGTAG
- a CDS encoding FAD-binding oxidoreductase, which translates to MNNLIASLVELSDSSTVLTGADISEKYHADWSGADPCQPLALLKPKTTQQLCEIMALCHKHDQPVVIQGGLTGLAGGATPQSGEIAISLERMNGIEELDVTAMTVTALAGTPLQVLQDSADGAELFLPLDLGARGSCNIGGNVATNAGGTEVIRYGMTRSMVLGLEAVLADGTVVNAMNKMVKNNSGYDLKHLFIGSEGTLGIVTRVVLQLQPKSRSSHTALCALNSYESVTKLLVELKRSLGSGLTGFELMWDSYYSKVLEVLPSLISPFQEKHAYYLLLEYKDNNQVLGSERFESALFEQLESGLIDDALIAQSHQDADKFWQIRDGIGELFQVLGPVSNQDVSLPLEQIGPFADDLEQRLKAKYPNIGVLLFGHIGDNNLHVCAYTGRDEDKLRINEDIMLMIGEYSGAITAEHGVGVLKRDFLALSRTPSEIALMKTLKLAMDPKGILNPNRVI; encoded by the coding sequence ATGAATAACCTAATTGCTTCTCTGGTCGAGCTATCCGACTCGTCAACAGTACTTACCGGTGCGGATATCAGTGAAAAATATCACGCCGACTGGAGTGGCGCAGATCCCTGTCAGCCACTGGCGCTGCTAAAGCCAAAAACGACCCAGCAACTCTGCGAGATTATGGCACTCTGCCATAAGCATGATCAGCCGGTAGTGATTCAGGGTGGACTGACTGGCCTAGCCGGCGGCGCTACACCTCAATCCGGCGAAATCGCTATCTCTCTAGAACGGATGAATGGCATTGAAGAGCTCGACGTCACCGCCATGACGGTGACCGCACTGGCAGGTACGCCGCTGCAGGTACTGCAGGATTCTGCGGATGGGGCTGAGTTGTTTTTGCCGTTAGATTTGGGTGCGCGGGGCAGCTGTAATATTGGCGGCAATGTGGCGACTAATGCCGGTGGCACTGAAGTGATTCGCTATGGTATGACCCGTTCAATGGTGCTCGGCCTGGAAGCTGTTTTAGCTGATGGCACGGTGGTTAATGCCATGAATAAAATGGTTAAAAACAATTCCGGTTATGATTTGAAGCATCTCTTTATTGGCTCTGAGGGCACGCTGGGTATTGTGACTCGGGTGGTGCTGCAACTGCAGCCAAAGTCTCGTAGTTCTCATACTGCGCTCTGCGCTCTCAATAGCTATGAGTCGGTGACGAAATTATTGGTCGAACTCAAGCGCAGCCTCGGCTCGGGCCTGACTGGTTTTGAGCTGATGTGGGATAGCTATTACAGTAAAGTGCTTGAAGTGCTGCCTAGTTTGATCAGCCCCTTTCAAGAAAAGCATGCCTATTACCTGCTGCTTGAGTACAAAGATAACAATCAAGTACTGGGGTCTGAGCGTTTTGAATCGGCACTATTTGAGCAGCTTGAGTCTGGTCTGATCGACGATGCACTGATCGCGCAGTCGCACCAGGATGCGGATAAATTTTGGCAGATACGCGATGGTATCGGCGAACTTTTCCAGGTTTTAGGGCCGGTCTCTAATCAAGATGTGAGTTTGCCTCTGGAACAGATTGGGCCGTTTGCTGATGATTTGGAACAGCGCTTGAAGGCCAAATATCCCAATATTGGCGTCCTGTTGTTCGGCCATATTGGCGACAATAACCTACATGTCTGTGCTTATACTGGACGCGATGAAGATAAGTTGAGAATTAACGAAGATATTATGCTGATGATTGGTGAGTACTCTGGTGCTATTACCGCAGAGCATGGTGTGGGCGTTTTGAAGCGTGACTTTTTGGCGCTGTCGAGAACCCCCAGTGAAATTGCATTGATGAAAACCTTGAAGCTGGCTATGGATCCTAAGGGGATATTGAATCCTAATCGTGTTATTTGA
- a CDS encoding GDSL-type esterase/lipase family protein, giving the protein MKSFILICVLLLSACGGGDSAATASISTPEPQTPASSPSVPEASLYEEKTITQTIDGALVERTYRLRYPENLTENQYPVVFFFHGAGGDGKDWLDNNPILADLIDAGEFIGVFPDGYQNNWNVSGETHANDVEFVGLILNSTDPSGFLDLTRTYAIGISSGAGLVNKVAKETSFFHAIAPLLSQQTQSVAETVSPQALSVFQVNGSEDTLVSANGGNGGNGFADSIFISAQASAENWAANASCNMTPANQIINWGDFTVEEYAFSDCTGNTRVRYFSVVDSGHSLSFGEDFTLYQLIWSFFKASESPQNIKLLALGDSYTIGQSVCESCSFPMQLKAALEMEYAEQDHIELQIIAETGWSTTNLKNAIATLTPAEDFDLATLLIGVNNQYRNNPFSLYETEFVELVNSAINFVGGDASKLIILSIPNYAFTQLGQSIGPDTISAEIELYNNFAKNYAEENEITYVYITDITEQGLEKPALLGSDNFHPSELAYSEFVERIMPLALEKLK; this is encoded by the coding sequence ATGAAGTCATTTATTCTGATCTGTGTTTTGCTTTTAAGCGCCTGCGGTGGCGGAGATAGTGCCGCCACGGCCTCAATCTCAACTCCTGAACCCCAGACTCCAGCCTCCTCCCCGTCAGTACCTGAAGCCTCATTGTATGAAGAAAAGACTATCACGCAAACCATTGACGGCGCGCTCGTGGAACGTACCTATCGCCTGCGCTATCCCGAGAATCTCACAGAAAATCAGTATCCTGTTGTGTTCTTTTTCCATGGCGCTGGCGGAGATGGCAAAGATTGGCTAGACAATAACCCTATCCTGGCAGACCTAATCGATGCTGGAGAGTTTATTGGTGTTTTTCCTGATGGGTACCAAAACAACTGGAATGTAAGCGGTGAAACCCATGCCAATGATGTGGAATTTGTCGGTCTAATCCTCAACAGCACAGATCCTTCAGGATTCCTTGATCTGACCAGAACATATGCGATTGGCATCTCCAGCGGTGCCGGACTAGTGAATAAGGTCGCCAAAGAGACCAGCTTTTTTCACGCAATCGCCCCCTTACTCAGCCAGCAAACCCAGTCTGTAGCGGAGACAGTTTCGCCCCAGGCGCTATCGGTCTTTCAGGTCAATGGCAGTGAAGATACATTAGTCTCCGCCAATGGAGGGAATGGTGGAAACGGGTTCGCCGACAGTATTTTTATCTCCGCCCAAGCCAGTGCCGAGAATTGGGCAGCAAATGCTAGCTGTAATATGACTCCCGCCAACCAAATTATAAACTGGGGTGATTTCACTGTTGAGGAATACGCCTTCAGTGACTGTACAGGCAACACAAGAGTTCGCTATTTCAGCGTCGTAGATTCAGGTCACAGTCTTTCCTTTGGCGAAGACTTTACTCTATACCAGCTTATTTGGTCATTTTTTAAAGCGAGCGAGTCACCTCAAAACATTAAACTACTAGCCCTTGGTGATAGCTATACCATTGGCCAAAGCGTCTGTGAATCCTGCAGCTTTCCAATGCAGTTAAAAGCGGCGCTAGAAATGGAGTATGCCGAGCAAGATCATATCGAATTGCAAATTATTGCCGAGACTGGCTGGAGCACAACCAATTTAAAAAATGCGATTGCCACTTTAACCCCGGCAGAGGATTTTGATCTGGCAACCCTGCTAATTGGGGTTAACAACCAGTATAGAAACAATCCCTTTAGTCTCTATGAAACAGAATTTGTCGAGTTGGTTAACTCCGCGATTAATTTTGTCGGGGGCGACGCGAGTAAATTAATTATCCTCTCCATTCCCAACTACGCATTTACTCAACTAGGGCAAAGCATTGGTCCTGATACGATCAGCGCAGAGATAGAGCTCTATAACAACTTTGCCAAGAACTATGCCGAAGAAAATGAAATCACCTACGTCTACATAACCGACATCACAGAACAGGGCCTAGAAAAGCCTGCTCTATTAGGCTCTGACAATTTTCACCCCTCAGAGCTTGCCTACTCTGAATTTGTTGAGCGCATCATGCCCCTGGCCTTAGAAAAGCTCAAATAG
- a CDS encoding acyl-CoA thioesterase has translation MTSQLPFSENVKVRFRDLDAQGHLYFANYLVYGDEVLGAFMEQLGLDIMDPLVAPCLIFTVNIHCDYINEVGGNSEVRVAVGYSRLGNSSADAVFELYNSGNGTLLAKGGLTQVFVDPKTRKSIPIPPFYKANMLRLQPTLAD, from the coding sequence ATGACTAGCCAATTACCCTTTAGTGAAAATGTCAAAGTGCGGTTTCGCGATCTAGATGCCCAAGGGCATCTCTATTTTGCAAACTATTTAGTCTATGGGGACGAGGTTCTGGGTGCCTTTATGGAACAGCTGGGCCTCGACATTATGGACCCGCTTGTCGCGCCCTGTCTGATCTTTACGGTAAATATACACTGTGACTATATCAATGAGGTCGGCGGTAATAGCGAGGTTAGGGTGGCTGTTGGCTATTCCCGTTTGGGCAATTCTAGTGCTGATGCGGTGTTTGAGCTCTATAACAGTGGTAATGGGACGCTCTTAGCTAAAGGGGGCTTGACCCAGGTATTTGTCGATCCTAAAACCCGTAAATCTATTCCCATTCCCCCGTTTTACAAAGCCAATATGTTAAGGCTACAGCCGACCTTGGCAGACTGA
- a CDS encoding DUF2452 domain-containing protein: MTGLKKALLPYGTTSSSPSIVLPDTALFLSERGSLTKNFFDNAVELLNREYEAIKSLAVLNELVYKASYNFVPRVGQRYHLYKKTDDSYLLSMIENWTAYEFIVSVEFTADSVWKDVSSF; encoded by the coding sequence ATGACAGGCTTGAAAAAAGCGTTACTGCCCTACGGAACAACGTCTAGCTCACCCTCCATAGTCCTACCTGACACCGCGCTATTCCTTTCTGAACGCGGCTCATTAACCAAGAACTTTTTTGACAATGCAGTTGAGCTGTTGAATAGGGAGTATGAGGCTATAAAAAGTCTTGCCGTGTTAAATGAGCTTGTCTACAAGGCGTCCTACAATTTTGTTCCTCGCGTTGGCCAACGCTACCATCTCTACAAAAAGACCGATGACAGCTATCTTTTAAGCATGATTGAAAACTGGACTGCATATGAGTTTATTGTCTCCGTAGAGTTCACCGCCGACAGTGTATGGAAAGATGTCAGTTCTTTTTAG
- the mrtJ gene encoding JDVT-CTERM system glutamic-type intramembrane protease: MIEQTEIKRLYREKRFLLLLLAPLPLWLYLYSTNSAGYVYTLEFFLTFALLYPIAEEVLFRGVIQPVLGKKLPANNKTISTANIITSLLFSAAHLINHPPLWALATFIPSLIYGYTMERYKTLYGPIILHCGYNAGYFAVAGQM; this comes from the coding sequence ATGATCGAACAAACAGAGATTAAGCGCCTTTACCGGGAAAAGAGATTCCTGCTGTTACTACTGGCGCCCTTGCCTCTGTGGCTCTATCTCTATTCCACTAACAGCGCAGGCTATGTTTATACCCTGGAGTTCTTCCTAACCTTTGCCCTGCTCTACCCGATTGCGGAAGAGGTTTTATTTCGCGGCGTAATTCAACCGGTTCTAGGGAAAAAATTACCTGCCAATAACAAAACAATTTCGACAGCCAATATTATTACCAGCCTGCTATTTTCGGCGGCACACCTGATCAACCATCCCCCACTTTGGGCTCTGGCAACATTTATACCTTCATTAATTTACGGCTATACGATGGAGCGCTACAAGACGCTGTATGGACCAATAATTCTGCACTGCGGATACAACGCCGGCTACTTTGCAGTAGCCGGCCAGATGTGA
- a CDS encoding cupin domain-containing protein → MNKIPSPMRYNADFDQRIVVYPHDYRWLPSPMRGVERMMLDRIGDEVARATSIVRYAPNSSFSPHNHDGGEEFLVLEGVFADEHYSYPKGSYVRNPIGSSHTPKVGAEGATIFVKLHQFGEQDTAHKIIHSSTGQWFQGMVAGLSVMPLHEFQTEHAALVKWQPNTEFNRHQHWGGEEILVLEGTFYDEQGAYPAGTWLRSPHLSQHTPYTKDDGALIYVKTGHLG, encoded by the coding sequence ATGAACAAAATCCCCAGCCCGATGCGCTATAACGCGGACTTCGATCAGCGGATAGTAGTTTATCCTCATGACTACCGCTGGTTGCCATCTCCTATGCGGGGTGTCGAGCGCATGATGCTCGACCGAATAGGTGATGAAGTTGCCCGCGCTACCTCGATTGTGCGCTACGCGCCCAATAGTAGCTTTTCGCCCCATAATCACGATGGTGGCGAAGAGTTTTTGGTTCTCGAAGGGGTCTTTGCCGATGAGCATTATTCCTACCCAAAAGGTAGCTATGTGCGCAACCCTATAGGTTCTTCCCATACTCCTAAGGTGGGTGCTGAGGGTGCGACTATCTTTGTCAAACTGCATCAGTTTGGCGAGCAGGATACTGCGCATAAAATTATCCATAGCAGCACCGGGCAGTGGTTTCAGGGAATGGTTGCGGGCTTGTCAGTGATGCCATTGCATGAGTTTCAAACTGAGCATGCCGCATTGGTCAAGTGGCAGCCAAACACCGAATTCAACCGCCATCAACATTGGGGTGGAGAAGAGATACTGGTTCTAGAGGGGACTTTCTATGACGAGCAGGGCGCTTATCCAGCGGGCACCTGGTTGCGCAGCCCACATCTAAGCCAACACACCCCTTACACCAAAGATGATGGCGCGCTTATCTATGTTAAAACCGGTCATTTAGGCTGA